A window of Cyclopterus lumpus isolate fCycLum1 chromosome 14, fCycLum1.pri, whole genome shotgun sequence contains these coding sequences:
- the sod1 gene encoding superoxide dismutase [Cu-Zn], with protein MVVKAVCVLKGAGETSGTVYFEQESDTAAVKLTGEIKGLATGEHGFHVHAFGDNTNGCISAGPHFNPHNKTHAGPNDEVRHVGDLGNVSATDNVAKIDITDKIITLTGPHSIIGRTMVIHEKADDLGKGGNDESLKTGNAGGRLACGVIGIAQ; from the exons ATGGTTGTGaaagctgtctgtgtgttgaaAGGAGCTGGAGAGACCAGCGGAACCGTTTATTTTGAGCAGGAG AGTGATACAGCAGCTGTGAAGCTGACCGGTGAGATCAAAGGCCTCGCTACTGGAGAGCATGGTTTCCATGTCCATGCTTTTGGAGATAATACAAACG GGTGCATCAGTGCAGGCCCTCACTTCAATCCCCACAACAAGACGCATGCAGGCCCCAATGACGAAGTGAG GCATGTTGGAGACTTGGGGAATGTGAGTGCTACAGATAATGTTGCCAAGATTGACATCACAGACAAGATAATCACCCTCACTGGCCCCCACTCAATCATTGGCAGAACCATGGTG ATCCATGAGAAGGCCGATGACCTGGGAAAAGGAGGCAATGATGAGAGTCTAAAGACGGGCAATGCTGGTGGACGTCTGGCGTGTGGGGTCATTGGCATCGCCCAGTAA
- the scaf4a gene encoding SR-related and CTD-associated factor 4 isoform X1: protein MDAVNAFNHELFSLIDSKPPISRAKMISITKSAIKAMKLYKHVVQIVEKFIKKCKSEYKIAGLYVVDSIVRQSRHQFGSDKDVFGPRFTKNITGTFENLCLCPVEDRSKIVRVLNLWQKNGVFKIEVIQPLLDMAAGSSSAAAPYTGSDDPGSSPPSAKEPVTGVMENSTITSTAQLQNSDAFAAVAQLFQSQQGQQLQQMLQNFQQQPEKPDTNTQPPVHTSQTQAQNVTTGLAIVDPQPPLLTQAAQAAQAAQAAQAAQAAQQKTAFDKVEKLLDRFDYDDEPEVGEETKKDESHASFMQQQPPAFQQHFKPPMINMLQDLSQQVPLPPNGQLQAYGLQPGQSFPVMMPPLGHALPGQPLPGSTGPPGFPGLYPPHNAAQQQQDLSIDMDHSSTRDGRHGRRSHSGSRSPKRRRSRSNSRTRRSRHRRSRSRSRDRRHHSPRARSLERREREKERERRQKGLPAPKIETLSICSTTLWVGQLDKRTQQQDVASLLEEFGQIDSINMIPPRGCAYIVMIHRQDAFKALQKLSRGSHKVNQKSIKIAWALNKGIKAEFKQYWNVELGVTYIPWSKIREAQLEELKEGGVLDVDTLSPEWSGVQKTLGLQEELTHNGRSELQQPEETQVLPLVAVAAPPAQVPPMQPPMVGVGSLQPPGFPGPMGMPPPSFPPGIPPPPFIRPGFNPMQMPPGFPPPGAMPLGPPPLSKGGVEDSPNDDILEGPSIFNNQMGLMGNQLVRPPGSLPGAPPGNIQPPPCGLLGARPGIIPLQRPPVPPPTHMQRFPPPLGPRPPHPNMPPMLPQMIARAPHPQMMHHDPTPLKGGFGMISPHNMRAPFPPHGQGPPPQGPPPFIRPGGPRGLEGPEEMDGRQFRGDRPGFRDREPDWDRDRDRERDRGFGGGRRPFGDGGRGGGGDRMDGRDRLGGWQEDGAGHRGGGWERDRDRDRDRERDQVRDRRDWKERRNSLDSDRERGRSDDGDRDRGRGEGGERGKVEGGSRERGKGAEGKEGDRPRRSDRRERTTRWDRDDRLAELETIETFRTPNATEETPVTPVVTTMETSKEPSVEASEKKADSELLAPSPEVTTAAGEQMPSVPSPSAQSEPTETTQEAAA from the exons ATGGATGCCGTCAACGCCTTTAACCACGAG TTATTCTCGTTGATAGACTCCAAGCCCCCAATCTCTCGGGCAAAGATGATCTCCATCACCAAATCGGCCATCAAAGCTATGAAA ctcTACAAACATGTGGTCCAGATTGTGGAGAAGTTTATCAAAAAG TGTAAGTCTGAGTACAAGATAGCGGGCCTGTATGTGGTGGATTCCATTGTTCGGCAGTCCAGACACCAGTTTGGATCAGACAAGGACGTGTTTGGCCCAAGGTTCACCAAAAATATTACAGGAACCTTTGAGAACCTCTGCCTTTGCCCAGTGGAGGACAGG AGTAAGATCGTGCGGGTGTTGAACTTGTGGCAGAAGAATGGTGTGTTCAAGATTGAGGTTATTCAGCCCCTCCTGGACATGGCAGCTGGCTCTAGCAGTGCTGCTGCACCCTACACAGGCTCAGATGATCCAg GTTCTTCCCCACCTTCAGCCAAAGAGCCAGTTACTGGGGTAATGGAAAATTCCACCATTACATCCACTGCTCAGCTGCAAAACTCTGATGCCTTTGCTGCTGTGGCGCAGCTCTTCCAGTCCCAGCAGGGTCAGCag CTTCAACAGATGCTCCAGAACTTCCAGCAGCAGCCTGAGAAGCCTGACACCAATACTCAGCCTCCAGTCCATACCAGTCAAACACAGGCCCAAAACGTTACCACGGGCCTGGCCATAGTCGACCCGCAACCGCCTCTTCTCACCCAAGCTGCCCAAGCTGCCCAAGCTGCCCAAGCCGCCCAAGCCGCCCAAGCCGCCCAGCAGAAGACAGCCTTTGACAAGGTGGAA AAACTGCTGGACCGTTTTGACTATGATGATGAACCAGAAGTTGGAGAAGAAACAAAGAAGGATGAATCACATGCCTCTTT TATGCAGCAGCAGCCTCCAGCCTTCCAACAGCACTTTAAACCGCCGATGATTAACATGTTGCAAGACCTCTCACAACAG GTCCCTCTGCCTCCTAATGGCCAGCTCCAAGCCTATGGTTTACAGCCAGGACAAAGCTTCCCAGTTATGATGCCTCCTTTGGGCCATGCTTTGCCAGGGCAGCCCCTCCCTGGTTCTACTGGGCCTCCAGGCTTCCCAGGGCTATACCCTCCCCACAATGCGGCCCAGCAACAACAG GATTTGTCAATTGATATGGACCATTCATCGACAAGGGATGGCAGACATGGCCGACGATCACACTCAGGCTCCAG GTCTCCAAAGCGGAGGAGGTCACGATCTAATTCCCGCACACGACGATCCAGGCACAGGCGATCCCGCTCCCGCTCCAGAGACCGGCGTCACCATTCCCCACGTGCTCGCTCGCTGGAgcgcagggagagagagaaggagagagagcggCGACAGAAAGGCCTTCCAGCACCCAAGATCGAGACATTAAGCA TTTGCAGTACAACTCTCTGGGTGGGCCAGTTGGACAAGAGAACACAACAGCAAGATGTTGCCTCTTTACTGGAAGAGTTTGGGCAGATAGATTCCATCAAT atgatCCCTCCACGTGGCTGTGCCTATATTGTCATGATACATAGGCAAGATGCCTTCAAGGCTCTGCAGAAGCTTAGTCGAGGATCTCACAAAGTGAATCAGAAATCTATCAAG ATTGCTTGGGCTTTAAACAAGGGCATAAAGGCTGAGTTTAAACAGTACTGGAATGTGGAGCTCGGTGTCACCTACATACCTTGGTCTAAAATCAGAGAGGCTCAGTTGGAGGAGCTCAAAGAAGGAGGCGTCCTGGATGTAGACACCTTATCACCAG AGTGGAGTGGAGTGCAGAAGACTCTTGGCCTCCAGGAGGAACTCACCCACAACGGCCGTTCAGAGCTACAGCAGCCAGAGGAAACACAAGTGTTACCTCTGGTTGCTGtagctgctcctcctgcacag GTTCCTCCAATGCAGCCGCCAATGGTTGGTGTGGGTTCTCTCCAGCCTCCGGGTTTTCCTGGTCCTATGGGCATGCCTCCGCCTTCCTTCCCCCCAGgcatcccccctcctcctttcatcAGACCTGGCTTCAACCCCATGCAGATGCCTCCAG GTTTCCCTCCCCCAGGTGCCATGCCTCTTGGGCCACCACCTCTTTCCAAAGGGGGAGTGGAAGACTCGCCGAATGACGATATCCTGGAGGGTCCCAGCATCTTCAACAACCAGATGGGACTTATGG GTAACCAGCTAGTAAGACCTCCAGGTTCCCTCCCCGGTGCTCCTCCTGGAAACATCCAACCCCCTCCTTGTGGTCTGCTTGGCGCCCGGCCCGGTATAATCCCACTCCAGCGTCCTCCGGttccccccccaacacacatgCAGCGTTTCCCTCCACCCCTCGGGCCACGACCCCCTCACCCCAACATGCCACCTATGCTCCCGCAGATGATTGCTAGAGCCCCACACCCTCAAATGATGCACCATGACCCCACTCCACTTAAAGGAGGCTTTGGAATGATATCTCCCCACAATATGAGGGCTCCTTTCCCTCCGCATGGGCAGGGTCCTCCTCCTCAAGGTCCTCCTCCTTTTATCAGACCAGGGGGGCCTCGTGGCCTGGAAGGGCCGGAAGAAATGGATGGCAGACAATTCAGGGGAGACAGGCCTGGATTCAGGGACAGAGAGCCGGACTGGGATCGAGAcagggatagagagagggacCGAGGTTTTGGAGGTGGAAGGCGTCCATttggtgatggagggaggggtggaggtggagataGAATGGATGGGAGGGACCGACTCGGAGGCTGGCAAGAAGATGGAGCAGGTCACcgtggaggaggatgggagagagacagagatcgGGACCGAGATCGGGAGAGAGATCAGGTTAGAGACAGGCGGGACTGGAAGGAAAGGCGAAACAGCCTGGATAGTGacagggagcgagggaggagtgATGATGGGGATAGGGATCgaggaagaggtgagggaggagaaaggggaaAGGTAGAAGGAGGGAGTcgagaaagagggaaaggagCTGAAGGAAAAGAAGGGGACAGGCCAAGGCGGTCAGACAGGCGAGAGAGGACCACGCGTTGGGACAGGGATGATCGATTGGCTGAACTGGAAACCATTGAAACATTTCGGACCCCTAACGCAACAGAGGAAACTCCTGTGACTCCTGTTGTAACAACTATGGAAACCAGTAAAGAACCAAGTGTGGAAGCTTCTGAAAAGAAGGCAGATTCTGAACTTTTAGCTCCGTCTCCAGAGGTAACAActgctgcaggagagcagaTGCCCTCGGTGCCCTCACCCTCAGCTCAAAGTGAGCCCACAGAAACAACACAGGAAGCTGCAGCATAG
- the scaf4a gene encoding SR-related and CTD-associated factor 4 isoform X2, which produces MDAVNAFNHELFSLIDSKPPISRAKMISITKSAIKAMKLYKHVVQIVEKFIKKCKSEYKIAGLYVVDSIVRQSRHQFGSDKDVFGPRFTKNITGTFENLCLCPVEDRSKIVRVLNLWQKNGVFKIEVIQPLLDMAAGSSSAAAPYTGSDDPGSSPPSAKEPVTGVMENSTITSTAQLQNSDAFAAVAQLFQSQQGQQLQQMLQNFQQQPEKPDTNTQPPVHTSQTQAQNVTTGLAIVDPQPPLLTQAAQAAQAAQAAQAAQAAQQKTAFDKKLLDRFDYDDEPEVGEETKKDESHASFMQQQPPAFQQHFKPPMINMLQDLSQQVPLPPNGQLQAYGLQPGQSFPVMMPPLGHALPGQPLPGSTGPPGFPGLYPPHNAAQQQQDLSIDMDHSSTRDGRHGRRSHSGSRSPKRRRSRSNSRTRRSRHRRSRSRSRDRRHHSPRARSLERREREKERERRQKGLPAPKIETLSICSTTLWVGQLDKRTQQQDVASLLEEFGQIDSINMIPPRGCAYIVMIHRQDAFKALQKLSRGSHKVNQKSIKIAWALNKGIKAEFKQYWNVELGVTYIPWSKIREAQLEELKEGGVLDVDTLSPEWSGVQKTLGLQEELTHNGRSELQQPEETQVLPLVAVAAPPAQVPPMQPPMVGVGSLQPPGFPGPMGMPPPSFPPGIPPPPFIRPGFNPMQMPPGFPPPGAMPLGPPPLSKGGVEDSPNDDILEGPSIFNNQMGLMGNQLVRPPGSLPGAPPGNIQPPPCGLLGARPGIIPLQRPPVPPPTHMQRFPPPLGPRPPHPNMPPMLPQMIARAPHPQMMHHDPTPLKGGFGMISPHNMRAPFPPHGQGPPPQGPPPFIRPGGPRGLEGPEEMDGRQFRGDRPGFRDREPDWDRDRDRERDRGFGGGRRPFGDGGRGGGGDRMDGRDRLGGWQEDGAGHRGGGWERDRDRDRDRERDQVRDRRDWKERRNSLDSDRERGRSDDGDRDRGRGEGGERGKVEGGSRERGKGAEGKEGDRPRRSDRRERTTRWDRDDRLAELETIETFRTPNATEETPVTPVVTTMETSKEPSVEASEKKADSELLAPSPEVTTAAGEQMPSVPSPSAQSEPTETTQEAAA; this is translated from the exons ATGGATGCCGTCAACGCCTTTAACCACGAG TTATTCTCGTTGATAGACTCCAAGCCCCCAATCTCTCGGGCAAAGATGATCTCCATCACCAAATCGGCCATCAAAGCTATGAAA ctcTACAAACATGTGGTCCAGATTGTGGAGAAGTTTATCAAAAAG TGTAAGTCTGAGTACAAGATAGCGGGCCTGTATGTGGTGGATTCCATTGTTCGGCAGTCCAGACACCAGTTTGGATCAGACAAGGACGTGTTTGGCCCAAGGTTCACCAAAAATATTACAGGAACCTTTGAGAACCTCTGCCTTTGCCCAGTGGAGGACAGG AGTAAGATCGTGCGGGTGTTGAACTTGTGGCAGAAGAATGGTGTGTTCAAGATTGAGGTTATTCAGCCCCTCCTGGACATGGCAGCTGGCTCTAGCAGTGCTGCTGCACCCTACACAGGCTCAGATGATCCAg GTTCTTCCCCACCTTCAGCCAAAGAGCCAGTTACTGGGGTAATGGAAAATTCCACCATTACATCCACTGCTCAGCTGCAAAACTCTGATGCCTTTGCTGCTGTGGCGCAGCTCTTCCAGTCCCAGCAGGGTCAGCag CTTCAACAGATGCTCCAGAACTTCCAGCAGCAGCCTGAGAAGCCTGACACCAATACTCAGCCTCCAGTCCATACCAGTCAAACACAGGCCCAAAACGTTACCACGGGCCTGGCCATAGTCGACCCGCAACCGCCTCTTCTCACCCAAGCTGCCCAAGCTGCCCAAGCTGCCCAAGCCGCCCAAGCCGCCCAAGCCGCCCAGCAGAAGACAGCCTTTGACAAG AAACTGCTGGACCGTTTTGACTATGATGATGAACCAGAAGTTGGAGAAGAAACAAAGAAGGATGAATCACATGCCTCTTT TATGCAGCAGCAGCCTCCAGCCTTCCAACAGCACTTTAAACCGCCGATGATTAACATGTTGCAAGACCTCTCACAACAG GTCCCTCTGCCTCCTAATGGCCAGCTCCAAGCCTATGGTTTACAGCCAGGACAAAGCTTCCCAGTTATGATGCCTCCTTTGGGCCATGCTTTGCCAGGGCAGCCCCTCCCTGGTTCTACTGGGCCTCCAGGCTTCCCAGGGCTATACCCTCCCCACAATGCGGCCCAGCAACAACAG GATTTGTCAATTGATATGGACCATTCATCGACAAGGGATGGCAGACATGGCCGACGATCACACTCAGGCTCCAG GTCTCCAAAGCGGAGGAGGTCACGATCTAATTCCCGCACACGACGATCCAGGCACAGGCGATCCCGCTCCCGCTCCAGAGACCGGCGTCACCATTCCCCACGTGCTCGCTCGCTGGAgcgcagggagagagagaaggagagagagcggCGACAGAAAGGCCTTCCAGCACCCAAGATCGAGACATTAAGCA TTTGCAGTACAACTCTCTGGGTGGGCCAGTTGGACAAGAGAACACAACAGCAAGATGTTGCCTCTTTACTGGAAGAGTTTGGGCAGATAGATTCCATCAAT atgatCCCTCCACGTGGCTGTGCCTATATTGTCATGATACATAGGCAAGATGCCTTCAAGGCTCTGCAGAAGCTTAGTCGAGGATCTCACAAAGTGAATCAGAAATCTATCAAG ATTGCTTGGGCTTTAAACAAGGGCATAAAGGCTGAGTTTAAACAGTACTGGAATGTGGAGCTCGGTGTCACCTACATACCTTGGTCTAAAATCAGAGAGGCTCAGTTGGAGGAGCTCAAAGAAGGAGGCGTCCTGGATGTAGACACCTTATCACCAG AGTGGAGTGGAGTGCAGAAGACTCTTGGCCTCCAGGAGGAACTCACCCACAACGGCCGTTCAGAGCTACAGCAGCCAGAGGAAACACAAGTGTTACCTCTGGTTGCTGtagctgctcctcctgcacag GTTCCTCCAATGCAGCCGCCAATGGTTGGTGTGGGTTCTCTCCAGCCTCCGGGTTTTCCTGGTCCTATGGGCATGCCTCCGCCTTCCTTCCCCCCAGgcatcccccctcctcctttcatcAGACCTGGCTTCAACCCCATGCAGATGCCTCCAG GTTTCCCTCCCCCAGGTGCCATGCCTCTTGGGCCACCACCTCTTTCCAAAGGGGGAGTGGAAGACTCGCCGAATGACGATATCCTGGAGGGTCCCAGCATCTTCAACAACCAGATGGGACTTATGG GTAACCAGCTAGTAAGACCTCCAGGTTCCCTCCCCGGTGCTCCTCCTGGAAACATCCAACCCCCTCCTTGTGGTCTGCTTGGCGCCCGGCCCGGTATAATCCCACTCCAGCGTCCTCCGGttccccccccaacacacatgCAGCGTTTCCCTCCACCCCTCGGGCCACGACCCCCTCACCCCAACATGCCACCTATGCTCCCGCAGATGATTGCTAGAGCCCCACACCCTCAAATGATGCACCATGACCCCACTCCACTTAAAGGAGGCTTTGGAATGATATCTCCCCACAATATGAGGGCTCCTTTCCCTCCGCATGGGCAGGGTCCTCCTCCTCAAGGTCCTCCTCCTTTTATCAGACCAGGGGGGCCTCGTGGCCTGGAAGGGCCGGAAGAAATGGATGGCAGACAATTCAGGGGAGACAGGCCTGGATTCAGGGACAGAGAGCCGGACTGGGATCGAGAcagggatagagagagggacCGAGGTTTTGGAGGTGGAAGGCGTCCATttggtgatggagggaggggtggaggtggagataGAATGGATGGGAGGGACCGACTCGGAGGCTGGCAAGAAGATGGAGCAGGTCACcgtggaggaggatgggagagagacagagatcgGGACCGAGATCGGGAGAGAGATCAGGTTAGAGACAGGCGGGACTGGAAGGAAAGGCGAAACAGCCTGGATAGTGacagggagcgagggaggagtgATGATGGGGATAGGGATCgaggaagaggtgagggaggagaaaggggaaAGGTAGAAGGAGGGAGTcgagaaagagggaaaggagCTGAAGGAAAAGAAGGGGACAGGCCAAGGCGGTCAGACAGGCGAGAGAGGACCACGCGTTGGGACAGGGATGATCGATTGGCTGAACTGGAAACCATTGAAACATTTCGGACCCCTAACGCAACAGAGGAAACTCCTGTGACTCCTGTTGTAACAACTATGGAAACCAGTAAAGAACCAAGTGTGGAAGCTTCTGAAAAGAAGGCAGATTCTGAACTTTTAGCTCCGTCTCCAGAGGTAACAActgctgcaggagagcagaTGCCCTCGGTGCCCTCACCCTCAGCTCAAAGTGAGCCCACAGAAACAACACAGGAAGCTGCAGCATAG